Sequence from the Aromatoleum petrolei genome:
CGCCTTCGAAGCAGCAGGACAGGGTGGCTCGGCCGCCGTGGAAGCCGTCGCGGCTGCTGCGGATTTGGGGCTGACCAGCGTCAAGGGTCGCGAGCTCACCAAGAGCGCGCGCCCCGAACTCGGCGCCGCCAAGATCATTGTCTCCGGCGGCCGCGGTCTGGGCAACAGCGAGAACTACCACAAGCTGCTCGAGCCGCTCGCCGACGCCCTGGGCGCGGCGCTGGGTGCCTCGCGTGCCGCGGTCGACGCGGGCTACGTGCCGAACGACTACCAGGTCGGCCAGACCGGCAAGATTGTCGCGCCGCAGCTCTATATCGCGGTCGGCATCTCGGGCGCGATCCAGCACCTCGCCGGCATGAAGGACTCCAAGGTGATCGTCGCGATCAACAAGGATCCGGAGGCGCCGATCTTCCAGGTGGCGGATTACGGCCTCGTCGGCGATCTGTTCGAAGTCGTGCCGGAGCTGGCCAAAGCCGTCGGCTGAATGCTTTAGAAATATAAAAAAGTTGGACAAGGACTGCGCCCGAATGGGCGCAGTTTCACAATAAGCAGGTCTCGGGAGAAGAACACATGAGTCAATACACTGCGCCGATCCGCGACATGCAGTTCGTCATGCGTGAGCTGGCCGGCCTCGACGAAGTCGCGAAATTGCCCGGCTGCGAGGAAGTGTCCGCGGATCTGGTGGACGCGATCCTCGATGAGGCGAACAAGTTCGCCAGTGGCGTCCTCGCGCCCCTGAACCGGACTGGCGACCAGGAAGGTGCCAGATGGGACAAGGGCGAGGTCCGCACCGCGCCGGGCTGGAAGGAAGCCTACAAGCAGTTTGCCGAAGCCGGCTGGACCGCTCTTGCGTGCGAACCCGAATTCGGCGGCCAGGGGCTTCCCAAGCTTGTCGCGACCGCAGTGATGGAAATGTGGAAGGCCTCGAACATGGCCTTTTCCCTGTGCCCGATGCTGACCAGCGGCGCGATCGAAGCGGTCACGCTCAGTGGCACCGACGAACAGAAGGCAGCGTATCTGCCGAAGATGGTGAGCGGCGAATGGACCGGCACCATGAACCTGACCGAACCGCAGGCCGGTTCCGACCTCGCGGCGGTGCGCACGCGCGCCGAACCGCAGCCTGACGGCACCTACAGGATTTTCGGCCAGAAGATCTTCATCACTTACGGCGAACACGACATGACGGACAACATCGTCCACCTCGTGCTCGCCCGCCTGCCGGACGCCCCGGAAGGCGTGAAGGGCATCTCGCTCTTCGTCGTGCCGAAGTTCCTGCTCAACGCAGACGGCACGCCCGGTGCACGTAACGACGTCCACTGCGTGTCGATCGAACACAAGCTGGGCATTCATGCCAGCCCGACCTGCGTGCTCGCATTCGGCGACCACGGTGGCGCGATCGGTACCCTTGTCGGCGAGGAGAACCGCGGCCTCGAGTACATGTTCATCATGATGAACGAAGCGCGCTTCGCCGTCGGCATGGAAGGCGTGGCCCTGTCCGAGCGTGCCTACCAGCATGCGCTGGCCTATGCCAAGGATCGCGTGCAGGGCACAGAGATGGGCGTGCGCGGCGGCCCGAAGGTGTCGATCATCCATCACCCCGATGTGCGCCGCATGCTGATGTCCATGAAGTCGCAGACCGAGGCCATGCGCGCGCTGGCCTACGTCGTGGCAGCGGCGAACGACGCAGCGCATCGCGATCCGGACGCCGCGGTGCGCGCGGAAAACCAGGCTTTCGTCGACCTCATGATCCCAGTCGTGAAGGGCTGGTCGACCGAGAACTCGATCGACATCGCGTCGACCGGCGTGCAGGTGCACGGCGGCATGGGCTTCATCGAGGAGACCGGTGCGGCGCAGCACCTGCGCGATTCGCGCATCACGACGATCTACGAGGGCACGACCGCGATCCAGGCGAACGACCTCATCGGCCGCAAGACGGCGCGCGAAGGCGGGGTGACCATCAAGGCCCTGATCGCGGAGATGCGCGGCGTGCTCCCCCTGCTCGCCGAAAGGGGTAGCGACGAGTCGTTCGTGGCGATCGGCAAGTCCCTCGAGTCGGGCATCGCCGCACTGGAAGCCGCGGTCGAGTATGTGCTCGCCACCTACGGCAAGGACATCAAGGCCGCTTCCGTGGGCTCGGTGCCTTTCCTCAAGCTTCTCGGCATCGTTGCGGGCGGCTGGCTCATGGCGCGTGCCGCGCTGGTGTCGTCGCAGCGCATCGCCGAAGGCTCCTCGGACGAGTTCTACAAGACCAAGATCGTCACCTCGCGCTTTTACGCCGACCACGTCCTGCCGCAGGCGCAGGCGCTGTCCTACACGGTCGTGAATGGCGCCGCGGGTGCGCTGGCGCTCGACGAAGCGCAGTTCTGACGACGCAGCGGAGGAGGGTGACAGCCCTCCTTCGCGTGTTTCGGGATGAAGTGATGCAAAAAAGGGCCGCCCCGATCACTCGGGGCGGCCCTTTGCGTTTCAGCTCGGGATGCTTACTGGACTTTCGCCTTGGCGCGCAGATCCATGATGTGCTTCTCGATCTTCTGCTGTTGCAGGCGCTGCTCCAGCTGCGGCTTCACTTCCTCGAAGTCGGGTGCCTTCAGGTCGCGCACGTCGTCGAGCTGGATCACGTGATAGCCGAAGTCGCTCTTGACCGGCGTCTCGCTGTACTTGCCCTTCTCGAGCTTGACCATGGCATCGGAGAACGGTTTCACGAACATGCCCGGATTGCTCCAGCCGAGGTCCCCGCCGTTGTCCTTGGAGCCGGGGTCCTTGGACTGCTTGGCCAGCGCGTCGAACTTCTCTCCGGCCTTCAGCTTCGCGATGATCGCCTTGGCTTCGTCCTCGGTCTCGACCAGGACGTGGCGGGGCTTGTATTCCTTGGAGCCCATCTTGCTCTTGACGCTGTCGTATTCCTTCTTCAGGTCGGCGTCAGTGATCGGGTTGGCCTTCACGTAGTCCTGAATATAGGCGCGCAGCAGCACGGCCTGGCGGGCGAGGTCCATCTGGGCCTGCACTTCGCTCTTCTTGTCGATACCCTTCTTTGCGGCCTCCTGGGCCAGAACTTCGCGGCGGATCAGTTCCTCGCGCACTGCGTCGCGGAGCTGCTGGTTGTCCGGAGCGCCCTGGGCACGCTGCTCGTTGAACATCACGTCCGCGCGCGCCGCGGGGATTGCCGTGCCGTTCACCGTGGCGGCCGGGCCGGCCGCATGGGCTGCCTGGCCGATCAGGCCGGCCATGAGACAAAGAGCGAGACGGCTGGGAAAGCGAATCATCAAAGTTCCTTTCTGGTGGGTTGAGTGTTGGCCTCTTCGGCCGTCAGGGCGCGAATGGCGAGGGCATGGATGCGGGTGCGCATCAGCTCGCCCAGCGCGCCGTATATGAGTCGGTGGCGTGCCACCGTATTCTTGCCGATAAATGCGTCCGACACCATCGTCATGCGGTAGTGTCCTCCGCCGCCTTTCGCGCCGGCATGTCCGGCGTGCAGGGCACTTTCGTCCTCGATCTCGATCGAGAGTGGATTCAGCGGCGCGAGCCGGTTCCTGATCTCGTCAATCACGCTCACGGCAGGACCTTCTTGTACGGGCGGACGCTGGTGCGGGCGAACACGCCATTCGCGACGTAGGGGTCTGCTGCGAGCCAGGCTTCGGCTTCGGCCTGCGAGGGGAATTCGGCGATCACGAGGCTGCCGAAGAAGCCGGCCGGGCCGGGGTCTGGCGAGTCGATCGCGGGCATCGGCCCGGCGACAACGAGTCGTCCCTCGTCACGGAGCTTCTCGAGGCGTGCGAGGTGTGCGGGGCGCACGGCCATGCGGACGTCGAGTTGGCCCGGGGCGTCTTCGCCCGTCAGCACGTAAAGCATCAGCTGGTTTCCTCCTGGATGTGTTTGGAGAGGTAGAGGCCCTGTGCCAGGACAAACAGTAGCATCAGGCCCATTCCGCCGAAGAGCTTGAAGTTGACCCAGGCCTCTTCGGAAAAGTTGTAGGCGACGTAAAGGTTGAGGACGCCCATGCTGATGAAGAACGCCGTCCAGGCATGGCTGAGGCGCCCCCATACCGGCTCGGGCAGGCGTACCTGCGCTTCGAGCATCTTGCGGATCAGGTTGCGCCGGAACAGCAGTTCCGAGCCCGCCAGCGTAATGCCGAACAGCCAGTACAGCGCGGTCGGTTTCCACTTGATGAAGGTGGGGTTGTGGAAGAACAGCGTTGCGCCGCCGAACACGACGATGATCGCCAGACTGACCCATAGCATCGTGTCGACTTTGCGGTGCCTGAACCATACCCAGCCGATCTGGCCGATCGTGGCGAGGATTGCGACCGCCGTTGCTATGAGGATCGGTGCCTGTGCAGTCTCGATGCCGTTGCCGAGAATCCTGCTGGCGAGTTCGTGCGCCGCAGCCGGATCGTGTCCTGCGAACTTGTAGGCGGCAAAGAAAAGGATGACGGGAAGCAGGTCGAAAAGAATCTTCATGCGCGGGGATTATAGCGAGTCGGCGCTGCAAGCGGTTCGCTCTACTCGCTTCCAGCCTCGCTGCCGGCGGCGAGCATTCTCCCGCGTCTGGGTCCTTCGAGCGGCAGGTGGATGACGGCGCGCAGGCCGCCGCCGCTCCGGGCACGCAGTTCGAGACGGCCCTCGTGGGAGGCGACGATGCGTTCGACGATCGCGAGGCCGAGGCCTGCGCCCTTGGTATTCGAGCGGGCCGTCTCGAGGCGGGTGAATGGATGGCGCATGCGGTCCATGTCCGCCTCGGGAATGCCCGGGCCACGGTCGGCAACCTCGATCAGGGCTTCGTCGCCGCGGCTCGAGAGGATGAGGCCGATCGGGCTTTCCTCGCCCGCATAGCGCACGGCATTGTCGATCAGGTTGCGGACCGCGCGCCGAAGCGGCAGGGTGCGCACGGGTGCGGAGAGGCTTGGCGGCGTGTCGAGGTGCACCTTGATGCCGCGCAGCCGATAGGGTTCGGCGATGTCGGCGAGCAGGCCGACGAGGTCTTCAAGCTGGAGGGGCTCCTGCGGCTCGCCGCGGCCGAAATCGAGGAACTGGCCGATGATGCGGTCCATCTCCTCGACGTCGGTGACCATCGCTCGGACATCGGTTTCGGGGGCGCCGGACATCTCGATGCCGAGCCGCAGGCGTGCAAGGGGAGTGCGCAGGTCATGCGAAACACCGGCGAGGATCAGGGCGCGGTCGGCGTCGGTGCGGGCGAGGTCGCCGGCCATCTGGTTGAATGCCCGTGCAACGGTGGCGATCTCCAGCGGCCCGTTCTCGGGCAGGTGCGGCGGGGTGCGCCCGCTGCCGACGACGCGTGCCGAGCGAGCCAGGTTGCGCAGCGGGACGCCGATGCGCGAAACGATCATGTAGGCACCGATCAGCGCGGCGAGGAGCGCGCCGCCGCCCCATACGAGCCATTCCAGGGCGCCGGTCTGCTCCAGCCGTTCCGACGGGAGCATCAGCCAGAAGTCCTGTTCGTCGTCGGGGTCGAGACGGAAACTCACCCAGAAACCGTCCAGCGCCTTCCAGCGCGAGGCGAATCGGGTGTGGGTGCCGAGTTGGCGGCGGACCTCGTCAGTCAGCAGCCGCATGCCGCGGGTGTTGGGCAGTGGCTCGAGCTCGTCGCTTGGTTCGGCCGGGTAAATGCGCATGCCTTCCAGCGCGGCGAGTTCGATCAGCAGTTCGGTGCGCCGCTCGACTTCGGCATTGATGAGCGCCGCGCGCGTGAGGTTCACCACGCTGGCGACCATCTGCGCAAGGCGGCGTGCGCGCGCCGGCTCCTCGAAATGGCTGAAGATCTGCGACCAGGTCGCGAGCGCGAGGGTAAGGAGCAGGGCAATAAGGAAGAAGGTCTGCCACAGGAGCGTGCGCGGCAGGAGCCGCGCGATGCGCGACTCCTGGCCGGGGGCCGCCGAAGCCTCCCCCGCTTCCGACACGGACAGCTCAGGCTTCGTTGGCAGGCTTCGATTCATCCGGCACGAATACGTATCCGAAGCCCCACACAGTCTGGATGTAGCGCGGTTTGGCGGGGTCTTCCTCGACGAGCTTGCGCAGGCGGCTCACCTGCACGTCGATCGCGCGGTCGAAGACCCCGTATTCACGGCCTCGCGCCAGTTCCATGAGCTTGTCGCGGGACAGCGGCTGGCGCGGATGCTGGAGCAGGACCTTGAGCAGGGAGAACTCGCCGGTGGTCAGCGAGATCTCCTCGCCGTCGCGAACGAGCGAACGCACGCCGAGGTTGACCTGCACGTTGCCGAACTTGACGACTTCATCCTCGATCGTCGGCGCTCCGGGCAGCGTCGGCGGTTGCCGGCGCATCACCGCGTGGATGCGGGCGACGAGCTCGCGCGGATTGAACGGCTTGGCGAGGTAGTCGTCGGCGCCCATCTCTAGGCCGATGATGCGGTCGACGTCGTCGCCTTTGGCCGTGAGCATGATGATGGGGATGGCGTTCTGGTCGCCCCGCAGGCGGCGACAGATGGCGAGACCGTCTTCGCCGGGAAGCATCAGGTCCAGCACCATCACGTCGTAATGCTCGCGGTGCAGGGCACGATCCATGGACGCAGCGTCCACGACGGCCTTGACGGTGAAGCCCTGTTCCTGGAGGTAACGCGACAACAGTTCGCGGAGGCGAGCGTCGTCGTCGACCAGCAATACTCGATATCGGATCTTGGTGTTCATGGTGCGAATCCTATCCGGTTACATTTTCGCGTGCCAGCGCCGGACCCGAAGATTGGCGGGTAACGGGTAACGTTTCGTAAGGGCTTGGGAAATACGCAACACGCCCTTACACGTTGGCCTCTAAATCTTCCTCCGAGAGCGCCGTAAATACCAATACAAGGGTATGGTTTCATCGTCCGAAAGTGCAATGCCTACTCCGCCCGCAGCGATCATGGAAAACAGCAGTTCAACTTCCTGTACGGCATGTTCACCCTGTGACCGCGGGTCGCAGGGGCAACAAGCTCGACGTCGGGCGACGGGGATCCTGACTTTCCTGTTCGCCCTTGCGTCGACACTTGCTGCCGGCCCCGGCTTCGCTCGCGAAAGTCCGCCGTCGCACGCGGTCAAGGAAAGCGTAACGTCTCAAGGGCATGCAAGCACACGGGAGAAACGGCGCGCCGAGCTGCGCCGTGCGCTCATGAGCGGCCCTGAAGCCCCACGCCCTGTCGCGCCGGAGCCGCGACGACTGTCTCGCGAGCAGCGCGAGACACTCTACCAGGAGCTGCGGCAGGCGATGCGCGATGCGGATCGCCCGCGCAGCGTGACGGAGCGCTGAGCGGAGCTCGTCCGCGTTTCCGCGGCATGCATACCCGTTGCGGGCGCTGCGCAGATGGGCCGCTGCCGGTAAAATGGGCGGCTTATGAAAATCCTCTCGATCGAGACCTCGTGCGAGCACGCGAGCGTCGCCCTGTTGTTCGACGGCGAGACCGTGGAACGAAGCCTGGAAGGGCATTCGAATCATTCCGAACGCCTGCTGCCCACCCTGAAGATGCTGCTGTCCGAGGCCGGGATTGCGCTGGGTGCGCTCGACGCGGTCGCGTTCGGGGCCGGGCCAGGAGCCTTTACGGGCTTACGCCTCGCGTGCGGGGTGGCGCAGGGACTGGCGATGGGGGCAGATCTCGGGGTCGCGCCGATCTGCAGCCTCGAGGCGCTGGCGTTGCAGGGTTCGGGGGATGACATCTATGTCGCGACCGATGCCCGCATGGGTGAGGTGTACTCGGCGGCCTGTCGGTTCGTCGGCGGACTCCCCGTCATGCTTGCCCCGCCGACGTGCTGCCCGCCCGAAATGCTGGCATTGCCTGCCGGAGGGCGGTGGACCGGAATCGGATCGGCCTTTGCAGTCTATGGCGATCGCATTCCGCGCGAGGTGCTCGATCGGCTGGACCCTTTGCAGGGGGGGGCAGTGCCGCGCGCGTCAGATGTCGCGAGACTGGCGATGCGCATGGTCGAAGGCGGGATACTGGTCGCCGCCGATATCGCCGCGCCACTGTATGTGCGGGACAAGGTTGCGCTGACGACTGCCGAGCGCCTTGCGCGCGGAGGGCGGGCGTGAGCGGGGGATTCGCCTTCGTGCCCATGACGGACGCGGATCTGCCGTGGGTGGTTGAGAACGAGCGCGAACTGCATGCGTTTCCGTGGAGCGAAGGCAATTTCGCGGATTCCCTGCGCGCGGGCTACAACTGCTGGGTGATGTGCAACGACGCAGGCCCGGTTGCCTATGCGGTGATGCTGACGGTGATAGACGAGGCGCACCTCCTGAATATTAGCGTTACTCGGGGGGCACAGCGCAACGGCATTGGCGGGAAGTTGCTCGAACACCTGTTCTCCGTGGCACAGCAGACGGGAGCGACGCAATTCTTCCTTGAGGTGCGCCCGTCCAATACGCCTGCACTTGCTTTGTATGAGGGGCGCGGATTCGTCGCGGTCGGGCGGAGAAAGGGCTATTACCCGGCGCTCGACGGCGGGCGGGAGGAGGCGATCGTGATGAGGCGCGAACTGTGAGGCACGCGCGGCGCGATAGCGTGCTCCGCGAGATGGGCCTCGCTCCCGTGTGGCGATTGCGTGCAGGGCGCGCGGAGGAAAGTAGGGATCAGGGCGCGGACGGGGGGGCGACAGAACCCGTAGAGGCCTTGCCGGAGCCGGCGCCGGTCGCAACCGGTCCGGGTCGCGGCAGCGCGGCCTCGCCCCTGTCCGCGCCGCCCCAGACGGCGGCACTGTTGCCGGCACGTGAGGCGAATCGCGCGCGGGTGGCGCTTCCCCCCCGCGATCCGAAACCGCACCCGACGGCGGCTGCTGCTGTAGCACCATCCAGAGTGCGAAGGGCGGAGGTCGATCCTGCCCGGGCCGGCCGCATCGCGCGGATGGACTGGGACGAGCTGGAAGCCGATATGCGCGCCTGCGGGGCATGCCGCCTGTGCGAGAAGCGCAGGCAGGCGGTCCCCGGAGTGGGCGATCGCGGGGCTGAGTGGATGTTCGTCGGGGAGGGCCCCGGGTCCGAGGAGGATCAGCGCGGCGAGCCCTTCGTCGGTGTCGCGGGAAAGCTGCTCGATGCAATGCTGGCCGCAATCGGCCTCAAACGGGGCGAAAACGTCTATATCGCGAATGCGGTGAAATGCCGGCCGCCGCACAACCGCACGCCGCAGGCCGACGAGATCGCGACCTGCCACCCCTATCTGGCGCGCCAGATCGAGCTGGTGCGCCCGCGCATCCTCATCGCGCTTGGCCGCCCGGCGGCGCTTGCATTGCTGGATGCGGAGATCAGCATCGGCGCGTCGCGTGGCCGGGTGTTTCATCGTGGAGATACGCCCGTGGTCGTGACCTATCATCCCGCATACCTGCTGCGGAACCAGGCCGACAAGACCAAGGCGTGGGAGGATCTTTGCTTTGCGCGCCGCCTGATGCAGGAGCTTGCCGGGCAGGCGTGAGGCGAGCCGGGCGGGCCGCGAGGGCGGCCCGTGCCGGGGTCAGTGCCTGTGGTCTTCGAGCAGCGCGACCGAATCGACTTCGCGCTGGTTGAAGTTGTGGCGCCGCAGCACGAGGTACATCGTCCCGGCTACGAACAGTCCGAACATCACGATCACCGCGGTGATCGACAGCCCCGACATGATCAGCAGGGCGTACAGGCCGGTCATCATCAGGATGGACAGGTTCTCGTTGAAGTTCTGCACGGCGATCGAATGGCCCGCGCCCATGAGGATGTGGCCGCGATGCTGGAGCAGGGCGTTCATCGGCACCACGAAGAAGCCGGCCAGGCAGCCGACGACGACCATCAGGACCATCGCCAGCGTGGGCTGGGTGACGACGACCATGACCATCACCACCAGGCCCATGGCAATGCCCAGGGGGATGACCTGGACGGAGCGGCGCAGGCTGATCAGGCGTGCGGCCAGCACGGAGCCGAGCGCGATGCCGACGGCGACGACGCCCTGCATCATCGACGCCTTGGAAAGGTCGAAGCCGAGATTGTGCTCGGCCCATTTGATCACGATGAACTGCAGCGTGGCGCCAGCGCCCCAGAAGAGGGTGGTGACGGCGAGGGAGATCTGGCCGAGCTTGTCGCGCCACAGCAATTTCATGCAGTGCACGAAATCGTGGACGAGGTAGATCGGGTTGTTCTTGAGCGGCTTGTGGTCGACGCCGGTGTCGGGGATGCGCAGGTTGAACGCGGCTGCGGCAAGGTAGAGCAGTCCGACGATGGCGATGGTCGACTGCAGGGCGTTCCCGCTGACCATGGGCAGGCCGAGACTGGCGATCCAGTTCCCGACGTCGGGACGGATCAGCACGCCGCCGAGGACGGTGCCGAGGATGATGGCGCCGACGGTGAGGCCCTCGATCCAGCCGTTGGCGACGACCAGCAGGCGATGGGGCAGATATTCGGTGAGGATGCCGTACTTGGCTGGGGAGTAGGCAGCGGCGCCGAGCCCGATTACGGCGTAGGCGAAGAGCGGATGCGCGCCGAGGAGCAGCATGAGGCAGCCGCCGATCTTGATGGTGTTGCTGATGAACATCACCCGCCACTTGGGCATCGAGTCGGCAAAGGCGCCGACGAATGCGGCAAGCGCGACGTAGGAGACGGTGAAGAACAGCTTCAGCAGCGGTTCGTACGTTGCCGGGGCGGACATCTCGCGCAGCAGCGCGATGGCGATGATCAACAGCGCATTGTCGGCCAGCGCAGAGAAGAACTGCGCCGCCATGATGATGTAGAAGCCGAGCGGCATCGGGTGGGAGACGGCCGTCTGAAGGTGAAGCGCGGTTTATATCACGACATGTGTCAGTTTGTTGTGATTTGACTCATTGCCACGGTTCGCGCGGAGATGTCAGGTGAGTGTGAGACATTTCACGTCGCGCATGAGCTGTGCTTTAATGCAGTGCATAAACGAGACTTATGGAGTTGCCGTGGCTGATCGCAGACTTCAGGTATTCAGTGCCGTGGCCAAGTACGGTTCCTTCACCCGGGCCGCGGAACATCTTTTCATGACCCAACCGGCCGTGACCTTCCAGATCAAGCAGCCGGAGGAGCATTTCAACACGCGCCTGCTCGAGCGCGGGCACGGGCGAGTGAGCCTGACGCCGGCCGGGGAGGTGGTGCTCGCCTACGCGGACCGGATCCTGGATCTTTCGGACGAGCTGGAGTCGCGGGTGTCGGAACTGACCGACGAGCTCGGCGGCGCGCTCAACATCGGGACCAGCACGACGATTGCGGCGTACTGGCTGCCACAGCTGCTGGAAGGCTTCAAGCGCAAATATCCGCGCGTGGTGCCGCGCGTGGTGGTGGGCAATTCGCAGCTGACCGAGGACCGCGTCGCGTCGCGCGAGCTCGACCTCGGGCTGATCGAGATCGTTTCGGAACAGCCGGCGATCGAGCGCATGACGGCGACGCGCGACGAACTGTTCGTGATCTGTTCCCCGAAGGATGCGCTGGCGAAGCACAAGAGCCTCAGCGCCAAGGTGCTGAAGGACCATCCGCTGATCACCCGCGATCCGGGCAACGCCATCCGCGTACTGGCCGAGGATTTCTTTGCCGCCGCGGGCATCGGCATCGACGAGCTGACGATCTGCGCTGAGCTGGGAAGCCTCGCGACCGTGAAGCATCTCGCAGCCGAGGGGATGGGGTTCGCGATCGCGTCGCGCGCGGCGATCCAGCGCGACCTCCGCGACGGGCGCCTGGTCGGGATTCCGCTGGAGCCGCGTCAATACACGCCGCTGGAGGTGATCGTGCCGCGCGACAAGTTCCGTTCCCGTCTGATCACGACCTTCGCGGAGTATGCGGTGGCCGAGTTCAAGCGCATGGCGGTCGAT
This genomic interval carries:
- the tsaB gene encoding tRNA (adenosine(37)-N6)-threonylcarbamoyltransferase complex dimerization subunit type 1 TsaB, which gives rise to MKILSIETSCEHASVALLFDGETVERSLEGHSNHSERLLPTLKMLLSEAGIALGALDAVAFGAGPGAFTGLRLACGVAQGLAMGADLGVAPICSLEALALQGSGDDIYVATDARMGEVYSAACRFVGGLPVMLAPPTCCPPEMLALPAGGRWTGIGSAFAVYGDRIPREVLDRLDPLQGGAVPRASDVARLAMRMVEGGILVAADIAAPLYVRDKVALTTAERLARGGRA
- a CDS encoding BolA family protein; protein product: MSVIDEIRNRLAPLNPLSIEIEDESALHAGHAGAKGGGGHYRMTMVSDAFIGKNTVARHRLIYGALGELMRTRIHALAIRALTAEEANTQPTRKEL
- the lplT gene encoding lysophospholipid transporter LplT, whose amino-acid sequence is MPLGFYIIMAAQFFSALADNALLIIAIALLREMSAPATYEPLLKLFFTVSYVALAAFVGAFADSMPKWRVMFISNTIKIGGCLMLLLGAHPLFAYAVIGLGAAAYSPAKYGILTEYLPHRLLVVANGWIEGLTVGAIILGTVLGGVLIRPDVGNWIASLGLPMVSGNALQSTIAIVGLLYLAAAAFNLRIPDTGVDHKPLKNNPIYLVHDFVHCMKLLWRDKLGQISLAVTTLFWGAGATLQFIVIKWAEHNLGFDLSKASMMQGVVAVGIALGSVLAARLISLRRSVQVIPLGIAMGLVVMVMVVVTQPTLAMVLMVVVGCLAGFFVVPMNALLQHRGHILMGAGHSIAVQNFNENLSILMMTGLYALLIMSGLSITAVIVMFGLFVAGTMYLVLRRHNFNQREVDSVALLEDHRH
- the ompR gene encoding two-component system response regulator OmpR, which codes for MNTKIRYRVLLVDDDARLRELLSRYLQEQGFTVKAVVDAASMDRALHREHYDVMVLDLMLPGEDGLAICRRLRGDQNAIPIIMLTAKGDDVDRIIGLEMGADDYLAKPFNPRELVARIHAVMRRQPPTLPGAPTIEDEVVKFGNVQVNLGVRSLVRDGEEISLTTGEFSLLKVLLQHPRQPLSRDKLMELARGREYGVFDRAIDVQVSRLRKLVEEDPAKPRYIQTVWGFGYVFVPDESKPANEA
- a CDS encoding peptidylprolyl isomerase, translated to MIRFPSRLALCLMAGLIGQAAHAAGPAATVNGTAIPAARADVMFNEQRAQGAPDNQQLRDAVREELIRREVLAQEAAKKGIDKKSEVQAQMDLARQAVLLRAYIQDYVKANPITDADLKKEYDSVKSKMGSKEYKPRHVLVETEDEAKAIIAKLKAGEKFDALAKQSKDPGSKDNGGDLGWSNPGMFVKPFSDAMVKLEKGKYSETPVKSDFGYHVIQLDDVRDLKAPDFEEVKPQLEQRLQQQKIEKHIMDLRAKAKVQ
- a CDS encoding ATP-binding protein translates to MNRSLPTKPELSVSEAGEASAAPGQESRIARLLPRTLLWQTFFLIALLLTLALATWSQIFSHFEEPARARRLAQMVASVVNLTRAALINAEVERRTELLIELAALEGMRIYPAEPSDELEPLPNTRGMRLLTDEVRRQLGTHTRFASRWKALDGFWVSFRLDPDDEQDFWLMLPSERLEQTGALEWLVWGGGALLAALIGAYMIVSRIGVPLRNLARSARVVGSGRTPPHLPENGPLEIATVARAFNQMAGDLARTDADRALILAGVSHDLRTPLARLRLGIEMSGAPETDVRAMVTDVEEMDRIIGQFLDFGRGEPQEPLQLEDLVGLLADIAEPYRLRGIKVHLDTPPSLSAPVRTLPLRRAVRNLIDNAVRYAGEESPIGLILSSRGDEALIEVADRGPGIPEADMDRMRHPFTRLETARSNTKGAGLGLAIVERIVASHEGRLELRARSGGGLRAVIHLPLEGPRRGRMLAAGSEAGSE
- a CDS encoding YciI family protein; translation: MLYVLTGEDAPGQLDVRMAVRPAHLARLEKLRDEGRLVVAGPMPAIDSPDPGPAGFFGSLVIAEFPSQAEAEAWLAADPYVANGVFARTSVRPYKKVLP
- a CDS encoding acyl-CoA dehydrogenase, coding for MSQYTAPIRDMQFVMRELAGLDEVAKLPGCEEVSADLVDAILDEANKFASGVLAPLNRTGDQEGARWDKGEVRTAPGWKEAYKQFAEAGWTALACEPEFGGQGLPKLVATAVMEMWKASNMAFSLCPMLTSGAIEAVTLSGTDEQKAAYLPKMVSGEWTGTMNLTEPQAGSDLAAVRTRAEPQPDGTYRIFGQKIFITYGEHDMTDNIVHLVLARLPDAPEGVKGISLFVVPKFLLNADGTPGARNDVHCVSIEHKLGIHASPTCVLAFGDHGGAIGTLVGEENRGLEYMFIMMNEARFAVGMEGVALSERAYQHALAYAKDRVQGTEMGVRGGPKVSIIHHPDVRRMLMSMKSQTEAMRALAYVVAAANDAAHRDPDAAVRAENQAFVDLMIPVVKGWSTENSIDIASTGVQVHGGMGFIEETGAAQHLRDSRITTIYEGTTAIQANDLIGRKTAREGGVTIKALIAEMRGVLPLLAERGSDESFVAIGKSLESGIAALEAAVEYVLATYGKDIKAASVGSVPFLKLLGIVAGGWLMARAALVSSQRIAEGSSDEFYKTKIVTSRFYADHVLPQAQALSYTVVNGAAGALALDEAQF
- a CDS encoding electron transfer flavoprotein subunit alpha/FixB family protein, with amino-acid sequence MAILVIAEHDNASLKAATLNTISAAAKLGGEVHVLVAGANCGGAAEAAAKIAGVAKVRVADAAHYESQTAENVAALIVANAAGYTHILAPSTANGKNVAPRVAALLDVAQISDIVAVESADTFVRPIYAGNAMATVKSSDAVKVMTVRTTAFEAAGQGGSAAVEAVAAAADLGLTSVKGRELTKSARPELGAAKIIVSGGRGLGNSENYHKLLEPLADALGAALGASRAAVDAGYVPNDYQVGQTGKIVAPQLYIAVGISGAIQHLAGMKDSKVIVAINKDPEAPIFQVADYGLVGDLFEVVPELAKAVG
- a CDS encoding septation protein A, whose product is MKILFDLLPVILFFAAYKFAGHDPAAAHELASRILGNGIETAQAPILIATAVAILATIGQIGWVWFRHRKVDTMLWVSLAIIVVFGGATLFFHNPTFIKWKPTALYWLFGITLAGSELLFRRNLIRKMLEAQVRLPEPVWGRLSHAWTAFFISMGVLNLYVAYNFSEEAWVNFKLFGGMGLMLLFVLAQGLYLSKHIQEETS
- a CDS encoding uracil-DNA glycosylase — translated: MGLAPVWRLRAGRAEESRDQGADGGATEPVEALPEPAPVATGPGRGSAASPLSAPPQTAALLPAREANRARVALPPRDPKPHPTAAAAVAPSRVRRAEVDPARAGRIARMDWDELEADMRACGACRLCEKRRQAVPGVGDRGAEWMFVGEGPGSEEDQRGEPFVGVAGKLLDAMLAAIGLKRGENVYIANAVKCRPPHNRTPQADEIATCHPYLARQIELVRPRILIALGRPAALALLDAEISIGASRGRVFHRGDTPVVVTYHPAYLLRNQADKTKAWEDLCFARRLMQELAGQA
- the rimI gene encoding ribosomal protein S18-alanine N-acetyltransferase; this encodes MTDADLPWVVENERELHAFPWSEGNFADSLRAGYNCWVMCNDAGPVAYAVMLTVIDEAHLLNISVTRGAQRNGIGGKLLEHLFSVAQQTGATQFFLEVRPSNTPALALYEGRGFVAVGRRKGYYPALDGGREEAIVMRREL